In one Myotis daubentonii chromosome 1, mMyoDau2.1, whole genome shotgun sequence genomic region, the following are encoded:
- the FBXL22 gene encoding F-box and leucine-rich protein 22, with protein MHITQLNRECLLHLFSFLDKDSRKNLASTCPQLRAVFEDPALWPLLHFRSLTELKKDNFLLSPVLRSLSICWHSSRVQVCSVEDWLKSAFQRTICSRHESLVSDFLLQVCDRCPNLASVTLSGCGHVTDDCLARLLRCCPRLRTLRLENCARVTNRTLAAVAAHGRALQTLHVDFCRNVSAAGLRRLRAACPRLALRAEHSATMIPDQPRCPPAPGPALRTLLPR; from the exons ATGCACATCACCCAGCTCAACCGGGAATGCCTGCTGCACCTCTTCTCCTTCCTGGACAAGGACAGCAGGAAGAACCTCGCCAGCACCTGCCCCCAGCTCCGGGCCGTGTTTGAGGACCCCGCGCTCTGGCCCCTGTTGCACTTTCGCTCCCTCACGGAACTCAAGAAGGACAACTTCCTCCTGAGCCCGGTGCTCAGGAGCCTCTCCATCTGCTGGCACTCCAGCCGCGTGCAGGTGTGCAGCGTTGAGGACTGGCTCAAGAGCGCCTTCCAGAGGACCATCTGCAGCCGGCACGAGAGCCTGGTCAGTGACTTCCTCCTCCAGGTGTGCGACAG GTGCCCCAACTTGGCGTCCGTCACGCTGTCCGGCTGCGGCCACGTCACCGACGACTGCCTGGCGCGGCTGCTGCGCTGCTGCCCGCGCCTCCGCACCCTGCGCCTGGAGAACTGCGCGCGCGTCACCAACCGCACGCTGGCGGCCGTGGCGGCGCACGGGCGCGCGCTGCAGACGCTGCACGTGGACTTCTGCCGCAACGTGAGCGCCGCCGGCCTGCGCCGCCTCCGCGCCGCGTGCCCGCGCCTGGCGCTGCGAGCCGAGCACAGCGCGACCATGATCCCCGACCAGCCGCGCTGCCCGCCGGCGCCAGGCCCGGCCCTCCGCACGCTGCTCCCGCGCTAG